In the genome of Drosophila kikkawai strain 14028-0561.14 chromosome 2R, DkikHiC1v2, whole genome shotgun sequence, the window tttttgtgtgtgcatttaaataacgaaacgctatataattagtcgattgatatttacatattttttctacaattcaattaaagtaaattttcgtagcattatgattagaagtaaatacaccgtaagcagcgataagaatttttggagcgaataagattttgtagatgataagaagatgcgattggataacgctttgttattgttttgggcattaggccaatatgattgaatttatgcgatactttgttttgattgattgattctttttccaatatgttggagtaatttgaattagttttcgtggatcgatcttgatgctgccgcaatgtgaattagaattataatataataataaactttgattaagggataaccgcaaacataatctctcgagttatcatggcagggagggtacagaaagggatggcgaataacagctagccacccctactcctggtgttctcttgattagcttactggtccgtccgcgcattccagaatccgaatatatcctttgttgttttgaactgtagattacagttagtgcacttaaaacttttcttttgcgtagtgcagtgtgtatatagggaagatgaggaaaacccacgacaatccgacgagcttagcaaagagcaatgctagaagtgcacgaaaccgaatctccttatacactaggttacccttaacccggtgaacacaggccagggagccctgacgggcaaccgacgaacctagtctggctgacatagaaagacaagggggaacagactagctggctggctactacaatATGCGGCCGTCATCTATAGTCGTTTCAAAGTCAACGCTGTCAACTTGATAATGGCCAAAACTCGAGTCGCACCTATTAAGCCCATATCCATTCCTCGACTTGAGTTAAACGCTTTCTAAATTGATTTCCCTGGTCAAGCAATCATTAACTATTCCTATTTCCAGAATCAATTGTTGGTCAGACTCCGAAATAGTCCTGCATTGGCTATCATCTCCTCCTCGGACATGGAATACATATGTTTGCAATCGCACTGCTGAGATTTTAGAAGTTTGTCCAAGAAGCTGCTGGCAACATATTCGAAGTGACGATAATCCTGCAGATTGCGCTTCCCGAGGTATACTACCAAAGGACCTCGTCGATCATCAAATTTGGTGGAATGGACCAGCTTGGCTATCTCAGTCACGCTCAACTTGGCCACCCGCTAAGGCTAAGTTTGCTTTGTCGACAGAAGAAGAGGCCTGCTTGGAGGTAAAGGCCGAACCCAAAGTTAATCTACATATTTCCGACGACGGAAATTTACTCAACTGTATGATCAACAAAATCTCCTCATGGTCTCGCTTACTGAGGATACTCAGTTACTGCTTTCGCTTCGTTCATCGTTTTCGTGGAAGGACTCCACTCCAACCGTTCCTAGCAGCGTGGGAGCTACCATATGCACGATCTAGGATATTTGCGCACGTTTAGAAAGAGTTCTTTAGCATGGACTACACTCAGTTGAGCACCGGACAACAATTATCAAAGAAGCCCAAGTTAATCCGCTACACGCCCTTCTTAGACAAGCAAGGAATAATGCGTGTTGGTGGTCGCATAGACAATTCTCTGGCTAATTATGACGCAAAACATCCCATAATTCTGCCTAAGGAATCTCCAATCGCTGCTTCACTGATTCTATATCAACACTCTGCCTTGCTACACGCTGGTGTCGAATACACATTTCATAGTTTACGACAACGATATTGGATTCTAGGAGCTAGAAACCTCGTCCGCAAAACTGTCTTCAATTGCGAACTTGCTTCTTGCAGCGAAGACACATGGCCTCTCAACTGATGGCAGATTTACTAGAGTTTCGACTCCAACCTGCCCGCTGTTTTCTTCACACTGGTTTGGATTATGCTGGACCTGTATCGAAGAGATTTCGAGTTTCTTGTCGACTCACGAAGTTAATTGGCACTTCATCCCGCCCTCTGCACCCCATTTCGGAGGCATTTGGGAGACTGGTGTGCGATCTATTAAGCTGCATCTGAAACGAGTTGTTGGCAGCAGTGCACTAACATTCGAGGTATATTTGACCCTGCTCATACAGATTGAAGGACTTCTGAACTCTCGTCCTTTGGGCGCACCCACCGACCACAGCCTTAATCCGCTAACCCCTTCTCATTTTCTAACAGGTCAGCCTCTCACTTCGGTACCAGAGCCATCTCTCCTGGATGTAAACATCAACAGACTGCAGCGATGGAGGCAATTGCAGGCCAAGGTCCAAGGGTTCTGGAAACGCTGGAGTATCTCAACACACTTCAAGCTCGCACGAAAGGGCAACAAGAAGCTCAAGACATTGCCATGGACACGCTGGTTGTGCTTAAGGAGCCAAATCAACCGCCAAGCAAGTGGTTGTTGGGACGAGTAGTAGAGGTGCATCCTGGCCAGGATCAGAGAGTCCGTGTCGTCACAGTGAAAACCGCTAGAGGAACCTACAAGCGGTCTATTACGAAAATTGCTGTGCTTCCTTTGAACTGAACAGTCGTTTAGGGGGGCCGGTATGTTGAGAAATAGATAGGTCATTTTCATTGCTTCTTTACTTGTTCTTAATTTCATATAATTGCACCTAGTTAATTGCGCATCACTGTATTGTTTACTTTATGAAAGCTTAAAGCTCACATGCATAGCCGAAAATGCAGCTTTTTGTCTATGTGTTAGCGCATCACGCGATCATTTGCATTATTCTTTTTCTGCACGCTGTTCGCCGCCAGTTCTATTGCTTCTGTATACTTGACCGCAACCGCACGCAAAATCGCTTATTAAGCTTTGTACAGTAACGCAACCGCTCACCGCCCGCAACCCGCTTATAACTTTGTAAACCCGCTAAATCATAATAAAACTtacaaaactaagaaaatacataatacagtccactcattCATCGCCagtactaaaaatatatatttcaaaataatttataggtctaagttggattgggaatttaggaaccaaccGGACTAGTGGAAAATTGTAGTTTTTCCGTATGGATTTTAAATCGGGAatgtttgaattaatttaataaaaccgaTCAGCAGcgaaaatacggtcacactaatgcggaTATGGCGGCATATTTGGATTTCTAACCGAATttgttagttggaattttataaaaaataatttagaaattattttctttgtctggtcttatttgattgaccggtgccgtattttggaaccaatacgtgtgtgtgtatatttgtgcacctgccgtatgcaagtgcaaaatagcggagataaggttGGGTTAGATTAGGTTacaccggacggccctcgaggggccacacataggccaatatggcccatagttATCCGGGGAACCTCCTGGATGGACCCAGAGACTATATaggcgggtttcgagatccttgaatatcaggTGTTTTTTGCAAAGGCAAGTAGTTCGCATGGCTTCCttctggaggcatcttctagcgatgccagaactggagagcctaggtatcttaTTCATGCCCTctttagggccggacatttgcaaatgagatgctccaaggtttcgattgcctcggattcatcacatttccggggtgagtttctcgttgtgctatttgcacatgatttttgatattctgcaggttgcggaattactcctacACCTACTTTTTGCttttgcgtcagcccgtctctctagctcggtttggagcgttcttagggagatagggacgttttctgttctctCACTCGCCAGTTCAACGctttcctttgcaagttcgtccgcggtttcgttaccgtctatgccttggtggctgggaacccagtagatccacactgacttagtcgtgcttaggctatctagtgacttcCTGCtagccagtacatttttggaactgaccaatgatgattgcatggatcttatcgccgcttgactgtctacgaacaaattgaccgcctcatgtggacggtttatgctctgcgcaagctctgctgctttcgtgatggcgaatacttccgcctggaatatactgcagtaacTTGGTAGCTTaaacgacagcctcatttcagggtctgaacagtatatgcccgctcctaCTACTccatccatcttggagccgatggtgtatatattgaggtattgagcatggtcctggcctgatTTCCattcatttggtcccatgaatactgttgtggcgcgttctgggtatcatgtagtcagatgtactccTCATGTCTcaaccaattgaactgtgcccgaatccttatagcgaccagtttcctcaGTTTCCCACATGGCCGATGTCAACCCGAAAGCAACAAGTGTCGACGAAGAACTGAGAGCGTTTCAGAAGGGCTCCCGCTTACAGCGTAGCCCGCCAGGAAATGTCGCTAAAACCTCAGTTGCCCCAGCCCTTGGCGGGACCGCTGAAGGGGATAGTTCGTGTACCCCTTTAGCGAAACGCAACAGGGACTCCCCGAGTCCGCCAGGGCCTGAGCCACAGCTAGTGGAGATGGGGGTGATCCTCGAAGACCTGCTTACGAAGGTTAACGAGCAGAAGGTGCGGAGCATTAATCAGGTTATGAAGAATGCCTTCGCTAGGCTCAAGGAGCTTTAAGAAGCATTGATGCGCCGCACGGAGGTGGGGGGCCTTACCGGAGTGAGGATACTGCGGAACGCGGGTGCCAGACAGCTCAATTCTGTATTCCGCGCTTCGCAAAATTAGCTCAAACCTCTCCGAGCAGGCGTGTTCGACCGGATAAGCGAGGCCATGGTAGTGACCCTTTACGCCCCATGGCTCGTAGCTCACAACCACCGAACCCTAGGAGGATTGCGGAGAGCACCAATGGAGGAGACGGAAAGGCGCCCAACGAGCATCCAGGGAGTGTTCTTCCCGGAGCAGGCCGGCGTGAGAGGTCCAAAAGACGTTGAAAGGATGCACTGATTATAAGCCCTCCTCCTGAGATGTCTTACAGCGACGTGCTCGGTCTGGTTACGCGTGCTAAGGACGCCTGGAAGAAGTTGGCGACAGCGTCTCCAGAGTCAGAAAGACAGCTAAAGGAGAGTTGTTACTGGAGATTAAGCGCAACTCGCAGGCCCAAACCAGTGGGATCAATGAACTGATTGCAAAGCCCTGGGAGCTGGAGCTACGATCCGCACAATGACGCCCCAGGTCTCCTACCGCATATGGGACCTGGACGATCTAACCACAAAGGAAAAGCTAGACAATGCGCTAGTCAAGCAGGCGAACCTCCCGCCGAGCTCGGTGACCGTTAAAGGTATATGTGCCTTGGCCTCAGGAAGCCAGGCCGCAACCTTCACGGTTTCGGCGGGGTTGGCAGGCGCTCTCAACAATCTCGGCAAAGTAAAGGTTGGATGGACTAGGTGCCGGATTAAGGAGCTGGAGCCTCAACTCAGGTGCTGCAGGACACGGGCCACATGGCCAGCAGGTGTCGGAGCGCCGTGGACAGAAGCAAGGCCAGCTTTAATTGCGGGAAAGAAGGGCATAAGGCAGCAGATTGCCAGCAAACTTCTTTAAGTGCGAGCAGCTTAAAATGAAGGACACGAGACAGGCCGGTAGCCGCTCCTCCCCACTGTCGGCGTCATCCAGAGAAGGCCATAAGCACATAACATGAaagtgattcagattaatctgaatcactgcGCGGCAGCGCAAGATCTGCTGTCGCAAACGGTCCAGAAAGCGGTACCGATCTCGCAGTGCTAAGCGAGCCGTATAGAGGTGGTCGCAACCATGACTGGGCGGTGGATAGTTCCGGCAAGACGGCCTTGCGGGTTTACGGAAACACGTCCCTCCGGTTGGAAAACGTCCTCACGGACCAAGGTTTCGTGCGTGCCAAAGCTGGAGGCTGGTGGATCTACAGCATATACCTCGCCCCTAGCCTCACGCTGGCCGAGTTTGCTGTCATCCTGGACAGGCTCGCTGCTGATGCAAGAGGCCGCTCTCCGACTCTGCTTGCGGGAgatttcaacgcctgggcggtTGACTGGGGTAGCGCTACCACAAACGCCCGTGGCAGAACACTCCTAGAAGTGCTCTCAACGCTAGATGTGGCCTTACTCAACGTAGGTCAGGAGCACACTTTTAGCAGGGCGGGAGCAGGACCTCCTCCCGCGCAGCAGCGCAAACGCTTCAAGGTCGACTCGCGGCAAGGATGCAGAGAGCGGAAGCGACGGGCGACACCGAAGATATGGCCAACTCGGTGATGAGCCAGGTGCTAGCGCCCTACGAGGAGTGCATTCCTTCCAGGACCATCCACTCTAGGCACCGCGACTCGGTGTATTGGTGGAATCAAGAGATAGCAGAGGCACGCAAGGACTGCGTAAGATCCAGGCGTCAATATCAACGGTCGCATGGATTCCAGACACACCTGGTAAAGCGTGAGACATACCATCGGTGCAGAAGGGCTCTCAGGGCGGCAATAAAGGGCAGCAAGAGAAAATGCTTCCTTGATCTGTGCGAGGCAGCGGACCCTTGGGGAAACgcatataaaataattgtgAAGAAGGTCGGCAGAGCAAACAACCGCGCCCCACTGGACGCGGAAAGCCTTGAGAAGATAGTCGCGCATATATTCCCCAGGATGACTAAAGCGGAGCTTGCCACAGAGGCTGGCACCTACCCGCTGCATGAGCTCGAGCCCGTCTCCGAGGAAGAGATGTTGGCGGTGACGGCAAGGATCAAGGTGACGAAGGCGCCAGGCCCGTATTGCGTTCCCAAAAGGGCGCTTAAGCTAGCAATTTGTCTTCGCCCGGACATATTCGCGGTGCTGTTCGGGAAATGCATGCGGGAGGGGCTCTTTTCCTCAAGGTGGAAAGCGCAGAGACTCGTCCCGCTGCCCAAGCCGGGAAAACCGTGGGATGATCCAGCATCCTTCAGACCCATATGTCTGATAGACGGGGCCGGCAAGGTGCTGGAATACCTGATTAGCTCGAGGCTGGAGGGAGCCATCGTAGCGTCAGGCGGCCTTTCAGACTCCCAGTACGAGTTAATGAAGGCCATGTCAACTGTCGACGCTATCACCAAGGTGGTGGACATTGCCTCCACGGCTATCGCAGGACAGCGCtggaaaggtttttttttattttaggtttTGCTTTTAtgtattgaatcttctcatttatgagacgaacaataagtgtatcaaatcttacaatactacctaactagcagtcatgagactggtacagggtaaatggccctgactaatggctgggttggatggtcgttacgtagtagacggcttcttctggaaattCTTATCAAGTCCCTtactaaaggatttggatgggcggagagtttttccttgtacgaggctttttgtttttctattttgttCTTAActggaatgccgagatccctgtggatgtgttcattgcgaatataccatggtgccccagtgatagttctcaggatttttgattgggcgcgttgtatgatgtctagattggtgctgcacgcgttctcccagagctgggagccatacgtccatattggctttagtgtggagtggagacacaggggcgatcgggagtttatgagccagtggaggctgctggcttttagtgttagatgaagtttcttgcattcaatatgtcttcgccatgttaggcgtctgtccaggtggacgcccaggtacgttaccacgttgacttcggggatcagtgtgctgttcagatagccacttctcgactaccttgaggttgtaggcgagctgggctgttgcacggactgggcatctggaacggctgaggatcgcagtgtcatcagcgaaagtggataatgttagctggtcgctggtggggatatccgctgtgtataggacaaatagggtagccccaagtgcgcttccttgtgggactccagcttcgattgaataggtgccggatgttgttgcgttgcacctcactgcgaagactctgttgtagagatacgactcaagtaatttgtgtgtgtataccggcaaaagtgtttttattttgtgcatgaggccgttgagccagacgcggtcgaatgcttgagaaacgtcgagaaatatcgcgctgcaatattctcgatgctcgaaggctgtgcgaatttctgatgttattctgttaacttgctcgatagttccatgtttttctctgaagccaaattgatgggctgggatgatgttgtgagctcccagatacggaattatgcgctttagtaggcatttttcaaataacttggacaagcatgatagtagacttattggtcggtaagatgacggaatcgtgtggtcttttccgggcttcggtatcattataattatagattttttccattttgttgggtaatggccgagacttatgatcccattgaagattttacagatgacctcaatagcacaattcggaagttcaattatcattttttgagttattaggtcatcgccgggagcctttttcggcttcagttccctgatgaccttcgttatctcgttcggacgaaatgatgctggagtagattccgtttcagtgtggatttgcggtagttcaaatggatttgcagcagggttcggctggaaaacgccttggaggtgtgaggcaaaagtttcggctctgtctttgtcgctgcgggcccagcaaccaggtgactttcttatcggggtgatggtttcagccggtggctctccataagggatgctttgtgctggttggcgatagtttttcaatatatcttaattgtgctttttcggcatcttgcttcagggcccggcttagttttcgtgtggcttcatttagacgttgctttgagcatggcgatctattggtttgccacgcccgtcgcagacgcctcttttcttggataagctgttcaatttgctggttcgttttgaatttgattttttgcacatccttctgttgtggtgttgagatcctggctgcagtcacaagtacctcttccagtgcggaggtggaggagtcgatgtcggcttcagtattgagctggggggttagctcaatgtgggaagtcacatactttttgtatttcatccaattggttctgtgcgacgtcagcctgtaggggcgatccgtagtttctgggctttgaaggagggtaatcaacagcggcgagtgatctgaagaaaggtccggaagggccttggcgtttcttaaattgcgtgggatgttttttgtcaccgcgaagtcaattagatcgggtatctttctggggtctgctggccaatatgtggggctaccaggggaaacgtagtccagcttatttctcacattgatgagagcgttatacagttgtcttcccttgggggtcacgaggcgggatccccaatgcgtatgcttggcgttgtaatctcctgcagctttaaatcgatctccaagagagttgtaaaaatccatgaattgaccttcagagattgtaaagagaggtgggcagtagacagcagcaatgcaaaggttgccgttacctgactgcacttttatggacgtagcttgcaagtaatttgttgcaaacctttggtggaagtggtgtttgatgcgttctctgataaggatgccggttcCGCCGTGGGCGGAAacttgtatctgcttgtgaggtgcgtttcaaccagtagcatggcgtcgatgtggttttcatttagcaattttgttagttcaagtttatgccgtgagacgccgttggcattccacgtggatatacatagattagacattgattatttcgactgttgtgctacaagcacctgtatcaccatattctgattctggacgagcgttgtCATGGTCTAGCATTAGCGTGGGAAACTTCGTTCTAGAGATGATGCTGAGGAGCGAGGAAAACTGGCAGGGAGTCTCCAGCTTTGCCGCCACGATCTTGGCCAAGCTCAGGATCGAGGAGAGGCGCAGAAACCAGGAGCAGACATAGTTGGAAGCggcgcccgcgcgaagcattgcttcgcggccgtaccgcgccAGTGTTATGCCCCCATCTACTGTAACCCCCCCCCCTTCCCTTATGTATAAGTTCCCCCCGGCCACGCTGCCCGAATAATGCAAATTGAATTCTGGGAAAACTTCTAAACGAGAGAGACGCATCGCTCCGAAAAAGTTTGTGAAAAAGTGCAAGTGTTCAACCGCGTGACCGGGTCAAAAAATATCCTGACAGCATCCTTCGAGGACATCGGCATCAAGTCGgaggtgagcatggccgccggccattaatCAGAATCGGGATCTTGCCCGCCCCCCGTCGCTAGTATTTTTTTAcgagaaaataaaacataattaaaaatgtgcaACCGATTCGTGATTTCGTCTTTCTCCACCCGTCTTCTCTCGCGGGCCGGTGCCCCTCGCCGGCAGTAGCCAATCCCCGCCTGCTTTCCCCGTAGCACCGGAAAAATTCCGGGTGCGGACGACGGCCGGACGGGAACACGAGCCCGTggccgctggattattccgagcCCGGACTTGCTGCGCGAGGTCGCCGGTTCCCCCTTCCCCCTTGCCCGTCTCAGAGAGCCATCCCTCCGCTGGAGTATTCCGGGCGCGGATCTGGGGTCGGTTGCTAGATTCTTCCGAGCCAACTGTCCCGCCGCCGGAATTCTTCGGGCGCAGACGCAGACatcggctgctggattctttcgagcctttgtcctgctcCCAACAGGCGCCCCaccgctggattcttccgggtgtgggcgtggctgctggagtattccgagccctctgaaCCATGCCGCCGCTGGAGTattccgggcgaggattcggggctgGCCGCATGATTTTTCCGATCCAGTGGTCCCGCCACTGGATTATTCCGGGCGTGGACACAAGCATTGGCTGCTGGAGAATTTCGAGCCCTTGTCCAGCCCCGAAGGCCCCCCGCTGCGTGGTCGATGGATTGTTCCAGGCCATTAGTCCCGCCGCTGGAGAATTCCGGGCGCGGACACGGGCTTGACTGCTGGATCGTTCCGGATCACCCGCTTTCTAGGCAGAATCGCCGCAGCTGGGCAAATTCCGCGCGACCGGCACTCATCCCCATATAGTTTCCCCCTTCGCCGCCCTCTacctaattaattaaatattggcGCTTTATTTTCTGGGTGTCTCacgatatatattttgtggggGGAACTCTGGGCCGTTGAGGTTTTACCCCGGTCACAGAGACGCTtccttacaaaataaaaaggtaGATGAACTATATGGACGAAcggaataatatatatgtgaataaataaataaataattttaaatatataagttcatggtttaaataaataaataaataatggccataatatatttatggtaTATGTTCGCGCAATTACGAACTGGCCGGTACGGCAAACGCTTTCGATTTCAGATTGCGAGTGATTTCACATTTATTAAAGCTCCATCTTGGGCTGTTTGATGTACAAAAT includes:
- the LOC138928007 gene encoding uncharacterized protein; translation: MTPQVSYRIWDLDDLTTKEKLDNALVKQANLPPSSVTVKGICALASGSQAATFTVSAGLAGALNNLGKVKVGWTRCRIKELEPQLSARSAVANGPESGTDLAVLSEPYRGGRNHDWAVDSSGKTALRVYGNTSLRLENVLTDQGFVRAKAGGWWIYSIYLAPSLTLAEFAVILDRLAADARGRSPTLLAGDFNAWAVDWGSATTNARGRTLLEVLSTLDVALLNRAEATGDTEDMANSVMSQVLAPYEECIPSRTIHSRHRDSVYWWNQEIAEARKDCVRSRRQYQRSHGFQTHLVKRETYHRCRRALRAAIKGSKRKCFLDLCEAADPWGNAYKIIVKKVGRANNRAPLDAESLEKIVAHIFPRMTKAELATEAGTYPLHELEPVSEEEMLAVTARIKVTKAPGPYCVPKRALKLAICLRPDIFAVLFGKCMREGLFSSRWKAQRLVPLPKPGKPWDDPASFRPICLIDGAGKVLEYLISSRLEGAIVASGGLSDSQYELMKAMSTVDAITKVVDIASTAIAGQRWKEMMLRSEENWQGVSSFAATILAKLRIEERRRNQEQT